CGCTTGCTGCTCCATGATGGCATCGGCCAGCGGGCGCACGGTGGTCACGTACACCGCGTGCACCGCGATGACCACGATCACCAGCGCGGTCAACTGGAAGAAAAACTCGAACCCGTAGCGTCGGCTGCTGCCTGTCATGCGCGTTAACTCTTGTTCTAGATATCAACCGGAAATGCGATGTCCGTATCCACGCGGATCTCTTCGGTGGGCACAAAGACGCTGTTGTCGCCCTCGGCGGCGCCGTCTTCGCCTGCCGCATCGCCTCCGTCGGTACGCGGACTCGCCGCCTCCGCCGCCTGCTCGGGCGTGATGGCGCCACCGCCACCGCTATTGCCCAGGTCGATGCGCTGGGGAGACTCCTCCTCCTGCGCGGTCTTCGCGCTGAAATCCCCAGCGCCGAAGTCCTCGTCCTCCGCGTCAGGCTCATCCTGAGCGCCCTGCGCGAGCACGACGGCTGCCCCCCCGAGCACAGCGACCATGGCAAGCCCGAGCGTGGCTCGACGGATGGACCCAGTCGGCGGCGTCTCGTCGCGTCCCTCAGATCGGTTCATCAGTCCCTCCTCGCCTAGCGATAGTAACGGGCCACGCGGAACCCGAGATCTTCACGCGCCTGGTCATCGAAGTCTCGATAGGTCAGGCGCAGTTCCGTCGCGCCGCTGGTGAGAAAGCTCGCCCCCCGCACCACGCGCTGGCGACCCAAGTTCGGCCCCAGAGGATCGCGCAAGGGACCTGGCTCTACGTTGATCCCGAACCAATCGTGAACCCACTCCGCCACGTTACCGCCCAGATCGTAGAAGCCGAGGCGGCCGGGAGGGAACGAGCCTACGGGCGCACTCACCACATAGGCATCTTCGTAGGTACGAAGCTGCGCGCCGACGATCGAACGCGCTTCCGCCCCCGCGTAGTTGCCCGAGTTTTCCGCTGGCGGCAGCCGGTCGCCCCAGGGAAACTTCAGGGCGTCGCCGCCAGCGAAACGCGCTAGCCACGCCCACTCAGCCTCCGTGGGCAGACGATAACCCGTAGTCATGGGTGATGCGGCCACCAGCTGCCCGCCCTGGTCGACGTACGCGGGCGATAGTCCTTCCTGACGGCTCAGCCAGTTGCAGAACGCCGCGGCATCCTGCCAGCTCACCTGTACTACCGGCTGCTGGGGGTCGCCCAGCCCATTCTGGGCCAGGGCGCCGGAGCGATGGCCGCGACGGAACGCTCCAAACTGGGCGTTACTGATCTCTCTTGTTGAGACGTAAAACGGGCGCGTGAGTTCGACCTCGTACTGCACTTCATTCGCCAAGCGATCTGGATCGCGCCGCGAGGAACCCATGGTGAAGCGCAGCGCACCGTCGCGCTGGCTGGGAGTGGTCTCGGGATCGATGAACTGCAGCGCGACACCGGGTCCCACCACGGGTTGCTTCGGGATTGCGGCGTAAGCTGCATCGTCCTCGGTGAGCAGGGCCAGACTGACCTGCTGCTCAAAGCCTGCCTGGGGAGTGACCCGAGCGGTGGCAGCAGCGTAACCCGCTCGACGTGCCTCGATCACCTGCTCCACTGCTGGCAGGCTCACGCGTTGCGCCCCAGTGCCCACCGACCGGCCGTTGACGAATAGCTCCGCATCCGCTGGCTCCACCTCGATGACCACCGTGCCGGTGATCGCCTGCAGGGACAACTGCAGGCTGCGCTCCTCCCCGCTGGGCACGCTGACCCGTTGCGTCAGGGGCTGGTAGCCGGCCTTGCTGAGCTGAACCCGGTGGCTGCGATCGGGCTGCAACTCCAACTCGACGGGCGTCTGGCCGGCAAAGCGCCCATCCACGGTCACGAGGGCGCCGCTCGGCATCGAGCGGAGGTTCACCAAACCGTCGGCGGCGGCCAGGGACACCTCGGTCAGGGTCTGGGGCTCGCCGGCACGCACTTGCAAAAACTGGCGATGGCGCTTGTGGCCCGGCAGCTTCAGCTCCAGCTGACGCGTGCCGCTGAGCACCTCGACGGTGGCCGGAGTGGTGCCGAGCACTTCGTCGTCCACGCGAATCTCTGCACCCGGTGGCGAGCTGCTCACGGCCACGTCAGCCCAGTCGGGATCGAGGCTCAAGCGCACGGTCTGCTCGCGATCCAGACCCTCGATGTCCAGGGTGACCTCGGCCGGCTGATAGCGCGGAGCAGTGGCGGAGAACACCCGCTCGCCTGGCTCCACGGAGAGCACCTGCAGGGGCGTGGCTCCGCGCGCATCCCCGTCCACGCTCAGCGACACGCCTTGCGCTGGATCGGTCTCGATCGTGATTCGCCCGGGGAGCTTAGCCA
This is a stretch of genomic DNA from Pseudomonadota bacterium. It encodes these proteins:
- a CDS encoding PEGA domain-containing protein codes for the protein MGEGSASRLLIGRGGEEAAYALPVTLGGAAPGAVTIGGSQGPVADLSEVDGGQFLLRPTAGSAVLLNGRPVDARGAALRAGDQLQLSEETYLVGCPVSGVCSLTLASDEPSAGTLPPEESEVTALAASQAIASSTAPGAAPSARTLQPDNTRSASTGAIAPAEFSRSAPVIERSRGVPWQVPAGLVGAVFLAGLWFVFTARSVTIDITPAPERVAVAGGLWKISLADRRLMRSGEYRVTAQREGYHPLEEAFTVGAAPAQTFTYEMAKLPGRITIETDPAQGVSLSVDGDARGATPLQVLSVEPGERVFSATAPRYQPAEVTLDIEGLDREQTVRLSLDPDWADVAVSSSPPGAEIRVDDEVLGTTPATVEVLSGTRQLELKLPGHKRHRQFLQVRAGEPQTLTEVSLAAADGLVNLRSMPSGALVTVDGRFAGQTPVELELQPDRSHRVQLSKAGYQPLTQRVSVPSGEERSLQLSLQAITGTVVIEVEPADAELFVNGRSVGTGAQRVSLPAVEQVIEARRAGYAAATARVTPQAGFEQQVSLALLTEDDAAYAAIPKQPVVGPGVALQFIDPETTPSQRDGALRFTMGSSRRDPDRLANEVQYEVELTRPFYVSTREISNAQFGAFRRGHRSGALAQNGLGDPQQPVVQVSWQDAAAFCNWLSRQEGLSPAYVDQGGQLVAASPMTTGYRLPTEAEWAWLARFAGGDALKFPWGDRLPPAENSGNYAGAEARSIVGAQLRTYEDAYVVSAPVGSFPPGRLGFYDLGGNVAEWVHDWFGINVEPGPLRDPLGPNLGRQRVVRGASFLTSGATELRLTYRDFDDQAREDLGFRVARYYR